One Helianthus annuus cultivar XRQ/B chromosome 12, HanXRQr2.0-SUNRISE, whole genome shotgun sequence genomic region harbors:
- the LOC110896172 gene encoding remorin 1.4, whose product MRSIEDKGCLNLGSPGPNLEFHKGNRGSHHHRTALGKPTPSKWDDAQKWLVNLSRGIDKSQSNSEPRDSNADDRRLIAPLPVPSSEDELVIETKKVDFGDSVYVRDMGTEMTPMASQEPSRSATPVRATTPAARSPMASGSSTPARPPSPPPRVDATRFGRENDQESNIGEGVVENQNRNQPRQDPKLNPLETRALAWDEAERAKYMARFKREEVKIEAWENHEKRKAEMEMKRMEAKAERMKSRAQEKYQNKLASTRRIAEEKRAKAEAVLNEKAVKTCERADYIRRTGHLPSSFSIKLPWCCW is encoded by the exons ATGAGGTCCATAGAGGATAAGGGGTGCTTGAATCTTGGATCACCAGGTCCAAACTTGGAGTTTCACAAAGGAAACCGCGGTTCCCACCACCACCGCACTGCTCTAGGCAAACCCACACCATCTAAATGGGACGATGCCCAAAAATGGTTGGTTAATCTCTCTAGAGGCATAGATAAGAGCCAGTCCAACAGCGAGCCACGTGATTCCAATGCAGACGACAGGAGACTCATCGCACCGCTTCCCGTCCCAAGCAGTGAAGATGAACTAGTTATAGAAACTAAAAAGGTTGATTTCGGTGATTCAGTTTATGTAAGAGACATGGGGACCGAAATGACCCCTATGGCTAGTCAAGAGCCTTCAAGATCTGCCACACCGGTTCGAGCCACAACCCCGGCTGCACGCAGCCCTATGGCCTCTGGTTCGTCAACTCCTGCAAGACCACCAAGTCCACCACCAAGAGTTGATGCCACAAGGTTTGGGCGAGAAAATGATCAAGAAAGTAATATTGGTGAAGGTGTGGTTGAAAATCAAAATAGAAACCAGCCTCGTCAAGATCCTAAATTAAATCCTCTTGAAACCCGAGCATTGGCTTGGGATGAGGCCGAACGTGCTAAATACATGGCAAG GTTCAAGCGCGAAGAGGTGAAGATAGAAGCTTGGGAGAATCATGAAAAGAGAAAGGCCGAGATGGAAATGAAAAGAATGGAG GCCAAGGCGGAAAGGATGAAATCTCGTGCGCAAGAGAAGTATCAGAATAAACTCGCTTCGACAAGGAGGATAGCAGAGGAAAAGCGAGCAAAAGCGGAGGCCGTTTTGAATGAAAAAGCTGTAAAAACTTGTGAAAGAGCAGATTATATAAGGAGGACCGGTCACTTGCCCTCTTCTTTCTCCATTAAGCTGCCCTGGTGTTGTTGGTAG